AGGTGTTGAAGCAGCTGGTGAATTGCAGGACTATGTTCACCAGgatctgaagaagtttttGCCATCTTTGGCTGAAGAAGTGCAAATCCACTTGGTTGAAGCATTGCCAATTGTGCTGAACATGTTCGACAAGAAATTGTCTTCGTATGCACAAAAGGTTTTGACTGACTCCTCATTGAAATTACATTTGAGAACTGCTGTCGGAAAGGTTGAAGCCGAACAACTAGTCGCAAAGACCAAGCATGAAGATGGTTCGGTCACCGAAGAAACTATTCCATACGGTACTTTGATTTGGGCTACAGGTAACAAGGCAAGACCTATTGTTACCgacttgttcaagaagatccCCGAGCAAAACAGCTGCACAAGAGCTCTCACAGTTAACCAATTTTTGCACGTCAAAGGTTCTAACAACATTTTTGCCATCGGTGACAATGCGTTCGCTGGTCTTCCACCAACGGCTCAAGTCGCTCACCAACAGGCTGAGTACTTGGCTAAGTCATTCGATAAGATGGCTCAATTACCAGGTTTCCACGAGAAGATTGtccaaagaaaagaaaagGTCGATGTTcttttcgaagaaaacgGTTTTAAGGGTTTTAACTACATTCATTACGGTGCCTTGGCTTACTTGGGTGCTGAAAAGGCTATCGCTAACATCACTTACGGAAAACGTTCCCTATACACCGGTGGTGGTCTAATCACGTTTTACATCTGGAGGGTTCTATACTTGTCGATGATCCTATCGGCAAGATCGAGATTCAAGGTCATCACTGACTGGATTAAGttggctttcttcaagagagacTTTTTCAAGGATTTGTGAGCTTCTGGATTcccatttttcttccattcCTTTGTTTGTCGCCACAATTCTAATGTATATATTCATTTCCAAAAGTTGTATCTTATTGCATTCCACTTTTCAAGGACCAAGAAACGAGAATTACTTAATGAAACCCAGATTACGTCAATGAGCTTTCGTATATTTATTAAACAAAAGTAGTGTATGTAAGAGAAATTTATCATACTTTTTTGTTGTACTAGTCACTGGAAAAATTGTTTGGCCTTCTTGATGTTTTCCAAGACCATCTGTTGACAATCGTCTGAGTTGTTGAGTACTATGAAACAAACCatatttgatgataattCACTCACGTAGATGTTATCATTTATAACCAGTGTTTTGAAACCGCTCTTCAATTTGGTACAACTttgcttgaaattcttcataATATTTGATATCTTTTCGAATCGCTTTGGATCCAGGGATTCTCCATTTGTCGCATTACTGGAACTTATGACTAGAAAAGTACTCCTCTCAAATAGTATGATCTCACATGCGTCCATGACGGATTGcaactctttcaagttGGCCTGGTATATTGCCATATTTGGAATGAGCGAACACACGATTTGTGACCATGCCTTGTATAAACTTTCATCCCAAATAGATGTTGGGAATCCTACAAGTTCAGGGAACCCATattctgaagaagtttcttgtaattttttcatcattaaTTGGAATAGTTCTTCCCGCTTATCTAATTGAACTAAATCCATCTTATGCAATAGAACAAAAATCTTGGCATCTGGGGAATAATTTTTTAATTGTTTCAACGCCCTTGTAAAGATCTCGATATCTTTCATGACTTCCTGTGACTCGACATCGAAGACGTGGATTAGCACTTGAaccatttgaaagatatggTCCTTTTGCTTAGTGAAGTAGTTTTCCATAAACACATCTTGTCCACCACAATCCCACAAGTTTAATGTCATATTGCCCAAAAACCGACGGTGCGAATGTTCGACATCTATAGTGGCCCCCAGACGTCTAGTGTCGAAAGCTGAGTAGTTGCTAAAGATAATGGACCTCATAGAGGACTTACCGGAACCAGAGCGGCCCATAAGTAGCAATTTTTTCCTGTTATTAGTAGACATATGAAGCTAATATGTATGAAGCAATTGGAAGCTTTATTGGGCTTGATTGAAGGTCATTCAACCCGTTGTTAGTTTTATCAGTTAGATGACGTTTAGTTTCGCTTAGATATTGAGCGCACTGAAAATATCGAGCTGGTCCAGCGGGAGAAAGATGAGAAGATATGTTGAGGACCGCTAACCATTCTACTGTATTCAAAAGAGGATTAACTACATGTATTACAGGAATTGGGAACCCAGAACCCAAATATTTCAACACTAGACATAACGCCGGATTGGCGCTCTTGGACctgttgaaaaatcaccTTGTGGGCGACAAAGCTTACAAGAGCTGTTCGAACGCTGCAGCCAAGTATTTACCTGTGAATTCAGATATACTGCTGATACGTTCAGATGGCGACTATATCAATTTGAGTGGGAAAACCGTGTTACCGCTATGGAAGAAGCTGCCGAACCGTGATAAGATAAAATTCATTGTTGTGCACGATGAATTAAGCCTTCCATTAGGAAAAGTCCAGCTAAGGAAACCGGGGACCAGTCTCAGGGGACACAATGGCTTGAAAAGCATACATGATCGCCTTGGAAGTGGAAATTTTTACAGGTTGGCCGTTGGCATAGGAAGACCAAAGGAAAGAGACCCAGCTGTGGTCTCTGACTATGTCTTAGGCAAATTTACGCCAGCTGAGATAGAGATCTTATCGACAGAGAGTCTTGATAAAGCAGTAGAAAAGTTGAATGGGATGATATAGAGTATTATGCATTTTTATGATCTTCATGTTTAGTTGACCGAAGGTATTATTTCCGTCCCGTCCAGTCAAAAGAGATGCGACAAAGTTTAACCTTTTATACAAACAAATATGTAGATACATGATTTGATTATCAGCTAAACTTGAGTTCACACATGCATTGACGCAAGAAGGCACATTCAACTTGTTTCCAATAGTCCTTTTTCCTGGTGCAATTATAGCGTGGCAATTATAGCATATGGTAAGAGAACGCTGCTGTAGCGCTAACAGCAGGGAAAAAAGAGGGCTTTCTTTTGCCGATCAAAATCACTTGAACAACGGCATATGACTGCGTAATCCTTAGTGGCTGGGTAGAGTATTTGGGCCGAAAGTAGACCTTCACAATTAGCGCGctgaaagaagaactacTCCGAGTTGTTATTTCATTGGTTGGTCCTGTGGCTGGGAGTCCTGTTTTGCGACGTACAATTCTTGGAGCTCCTTAGGAAGGACCGTTTCACCAAAAGGGCCAACTTTTCATAATTCATATGCTTAAATGACAGGTCAAGCGAAATGTAGGTTTGATATCAGCAGCTAACCGTTTTTGAACTAGTTGTGATTTCGCCAGTAACCGTACGATTATCTAGTCCAACGTGAGTGTTGATGTTATATAGATTGATAAGACTGCAAGTCGGAGGTTGCCTTCCATGAATGATTTGATGTCTTTCTTGGATTATTCAAAAGTAAGAACTACCTTGCAGCTTCGGGcaaatcaagaagagaaggtGGCATGAAGCTTTCATGTTCATCTTCGCATTCTTGTAAACTCTAATGTTGAGGGTTGATTTTCGCTCATCGAAAAGATATCTCTACATTACCATGGCAACAAACAAACCTCGAGTAAAAGAGTGGCCATATCCAGAAGTAATCACATTGGCACAGACTAGCAATGACAAGTGGGGCATGCGTGTAGAGACATGGAAATGCTAGTCGGCAAGGGCATTGTAAAGATTTAATAGTATTCGGGTTGAATAAAATTTCGGAACTCGCAGCAGCTCACAGCAAACCTAAATAATCAGTTCACCCTGAAGCCAAACATACAAGGAATCACCGTATGCTCAGCGTGTAATCAGCCTTGACCTTTGCATAGGAGCAGCCTTACCTTTTCGGTATCCTTTCAACTTGTCAATCGCGATTGTAAGACCGCATGCCAGAAGCTTCCAACATGGCACTAGGATACCAGATCCAAACTAGAATCAGAATCAAGATGCCAGCAAAATCATAAGATTCAACTGAAGGTGCTCATCattcctcttcctcttaCTTTGACCTCGTACTATGCCGGTCATGCCTGACGGCTATACGACAAGAATTTCACTTAAAAGTTGCAACTGGTGAAGTTATCACTAACCCTGAGCGATGAAGATCAACCCAATTGGTTAAAATTAGACCTTCCACACCACGATGAGTAAAGTCTTAGAGCTGTTGGCTCACCCTGATGAGCTAAAAGCTGCATTGATCCTGAAATATATCCGTAAGCCACTTAACTCTGCTACAGATACTACCAAAACACCAGAATTAAGAAGATGTTATGAACTATTAACCCTGACCTCCCGTTCATTCGCTGCTGTTATCATGGAACTACACCCGGAGCTGCGTAACGTCGTCATGTTGTTCTACCTTGTTCTGCGTGCTCTGGACACTGTCGAGGACGATATGACTTTGGATCCAAAACTAAAAGTGAAATTGTTACGCGAATTTGACTCTAAACTAGACACTTTGGACTGGTCCTTCGATGGCAATGGACCCAACGAGAAAGATCGTGCAGTGCTTGTCGAGTTCCCTTGTATCTTGAAAGAGTACCATGCTTTGAAACCAGCATACCAAAACATCATCAAGGAAATCACCCACAAGATGGGCAACGGTATGGCCGATTACATTCTCGATgacaatttcaatttgaacGGTGTGCAAACCGTCAAGGACTATGATCTCTACTGCCACTACGTCGCCGGTCTCGTCGGAGACGGACTAACCCAAATGATTGTCCACGCCCAGTTCGGTACCAAGGACTTGTACCAGGGCAACGAACAACTCTACGAAAGTATGGGTCTCTTTTTACAAAAGACCAACATCATCCGTGACTACGCGGAAGATCTCGAGGAcaaaagatctttttgGCCCCGTGAAATCTGGTCCCAATACGCAAAGTCCCTACCGGACCTTGCCAAACCCGACCAAACCGTTAAGGGCTTACAATGTATCAATGCCTTAGTACTAAACGCCCTATCCCACGTGACCGATGTCCTCACTTA
This DNA window, taken from Torulaspora delbrueckii CBS 1146 chromosome 2, complete genome, encodes the following:
- the NDI1 gene encoding NADH-ubiquinone reductase (H(+)-translocating) NDI1 (similar to Saccharomyces cerevisiae NDI1 (YML120C); ancestral locus Anc_8.854), with the translated sequence MLSHISKNKISLQASSRLTRLASSTASAAKASLAFSQTTGVEKAGTGPASFKTAKVIENNEGEKPNVVILGSGWGAISFLKHIDTKKYNVSIVSPRNYFLFTPLLPSTPVGTVDEKSIIEPVVNFALKKKGNVTYYEAETTSINPDRNTVTVKTISTVQQLTSNEKFLGISQEDAAEIKYNYLITAVGAEPNTFGVKGVEEHGHFLKEIEHSLQIREKFAKNLEKANLLPKGDPERKRLLSIVVVGGGPTGVEAAGELQDYVHQDLKKFLPSLAEEVQIHLVEALPIVLNMFDKKLSSYAQKVLTDSSLKLHLRTAVGKVEAEQLVAKTKHEDGSVTEETIPYGTLIWATGNKARPIVTDLFKKIPEQNSCTRALTVNQFLHVKGSNNIFAIGDNAFAGLPPTAQVAHQQAEYLAKSFDKMAQLPGFHEKIVQRKEKVDVLFEENGFKGFNYIHYGALAYLGAEKAIANITYGKRSLYTGGGLITFYIWRVLYLSMILSARSRFKVITDWIKLAFFKRDFFKDL
- the ERG9 gene encoding bifunctional farnesyl-diphosphate farnesyltransferase/squalene synthase (similar to Saccharomyces cerevisiae ERG9 (YHR190W); ancestral locus Anc_8.857), with the protein product MSKVLELLAHPDELKAALILKYIRKPLNSATDTTKTPELRRCYELLTLTSRSFAAVIMELHPELRNVVMLFYLVLRALDTVEDDMTLDPKLKVKLLREFDSKLDTLDWSFDGNGPNEKDRAVLVEFPCILKEYHALKPAYQNIIKEITHKMGNGMADYILDDNFNLNGVQTVKDYDLYCHYVAGLVGDGLTQMIVHAQFGTKDLYQGNEQLYESMGLFLQKTNIIRDYAEDLEDKRSFWPREIWSQYAKSLPDLAKPDQTVKGLQCINALVLNALSHVTDVLTYLSSVHEQSSFQFCAIPQVMAIATLDLVCNNPEVLHRNVKIRKGSTCRLILESRTLRGCVAIFQRHLRAIKRQIPVQDPNYLKINIQVAKIEQFIEEMYQEQLPQNVLPQETAVYRRTQERTRCDDLVAAKIQEEQTTFMLTCTALCALAAALIVYNKY
- the PTH1 gene encoding aminoacyl-tRNA hydrolase (similar to Saccharomyces cerevisiae PTH1 (YHR189W); ancestral locus Anc_8.856), translated to MLRTANHSTVFKRGLTTCITGIGNPEPKYFNTRHNAGLALLDLLKNHLVGDKAYKSCSNAAAKYLPVNSDILLIRSDGDYINLSGKTVLPLWKKLPNRDKIKFIVVHDELSLPLGKVQLRKPGTSLRGHNGLKSIHDRLGSGNFYRLAVGIGRPKERDPAVVSDYVLGKFTPAEIEILSTESLDKAVEKLNGMI
- the GTR1 gene encoding Rag GTPase GTR1 (similar to Saccharomyces cerevisiae GTR1 (YML121W); ancestral locus Anc_8.855) produces the protein MSTNNRKKLLLMGRSGSGKSSMRSIIFSNYSAFDTRRLGATIDVEHSHRRFLGNMTLNLWDCGGQDVFMENYFTKQKDHIFQMVQVLIHVFDVESQEVMKDIEIFTRALKQLKNYSPDAKIFVLLHKMDLVQLDKREELFQLMMKKLQETSSEYGFPELVGFPTSIWDESLYKAWSQIVCSLIPNMAIYQANLKELQSVMDACEIILFERSTFLVISSSNATNGESLDPKRFEKISNIMKNFKQSCTKLKSGFKTLVINDNIYVSELSSNMVCFIVLNNSDDCQQMVLENIKKAKQFFQ